The following proteins come from a genomic window of Fontisubflavum oceani:
- the betA gene encoding choline dehydrogenase — protein sequence MEADFVIVGAGSAGCAMAYRLSESGASVLIVEAGGTDIGPFIQMPAALSYPMNMRRYDWGFQSEPEPHLGGRRLATPRGKVVGGSSSINGMIYVRGHARDFDTWAEMGADGWSYADVLPYYKRLEHWHPGPWGGDMHWRGTTGPLHVTRGPRKNPLYHAFVEAGQQAGYPRTDDYNGHQQEGFGPFEQTVWRGRRWSAANAYLRPALKRENCDLLRAEVRRVVIEQGRAVGVEVARGSGTEVIKARREVILAASSINSPKLLMLSGIGPAAHLIEHGIPVVADRAGVGQNLQDHLELYIQMAASQPVTLYKHWNLISKAVIGAQWLFTKTGLGASNQFESTGFIRSRAGIDYPDIQFHFLPLAVRYDGKTAAEGHGFQAHVGPMRSPSRGAVTLASTDPKDPPKILFNYMSTEQDWEDFRRCIRLTREIFAQDAFKPYVKHEIQPGNALQSDDELDGFIREHAESAYHPCGTARMGRADDPMAVVDPQARVIGVDRLRLADSSVFPLIPNGNLNAPSIMVGEKAADHILGKTPLPPSNAEPWMHPDWQIAQR from the coding sequence ATGGAAGCAGATTTTGTGATCGTCGGCGCCGGTTCGGCTGGCTGTGCAATGGCCTATCGTTTGTCGGAGAGCGGCGCTTCGGTCCTGATTGTAGAGGCCGGTGGCACCGATATCGGCCCGTTCATTCAGATGCCCGCCGCGCTCAGCTATCCGATGAATATGCGGCGCTATGATTGGGGCTTCCAATCCGAGCCGGAGCCGCATCTGGGCGGTCGTCGCCTCGCCACGCCGCGCGGCAAAGTCGTCGGTGGATCAAGCTCGATCAACGGCATGATCTATGTGCGCGGCCATGCGCGCGATTTCGACACCTGGGCCGAGATGGGCGCGGATGGCTGGAGCTATGCCGATGTGCTGCCCTATTACAAACGGCTGGAGCATTGGCATCCGGGTCCTTGGGGTGGCGACATGCATTGGCGCGGCACAACGGGTCCGCTGCATGTGACCCGCGGCCCGCGAAAAAATCCGCTCTATCACGCCTTTGTCGAAGCCGGGCAGCAGGCAGGCTATCCCAGGACGGATGACTATAACGGCCATCAACAGGAAGGCTTTGGCCCGTTTGAGCAAACTGTTTGGCGCGGGCGGCGTTGGTCGGCGGCCAATGCGTATCTGCGGCCCGCGCTGAAGCGGGAAAACTGCGATCTGTTGCGTGCAGAGGTCCGACGTGTGGTGATCGAACAAGGGCGCGCCGTCGGAGTCGAAGTGGCGCGCGGCAGCGGGACCGAGGTGATCAAAGCGCGCCGCGAGGTGATCCTCGCCGCCTCCTCAATCAACTCACCGAAGCTGTTGATGCTCTCCGGGATCGGCCCGGCTGCGCATTTGATTGAGCATGGCATTCCGGTTGTCGCGGATCGCGCGGGCGTGGGGCAGAACCTGCAAGACCACCTGGAGCTCTATATCCAGATGGCGGCAAGTCAGCCGGTGACACTTTACAAGCATTGGAACCTGATCTCGAAAGCGGTGATCGGGGCGCAGTGGCTCTTCACCAAAACCGGTCTGGGCGCCTCGAACCAATTTGAATCCACCGGCTTCATCCGTAGCCGCGCCGGCATCGATTATCCCGATATTCAGTTTCATTTCCTGCCGCTTGCGGTGCGCTATGACGGCAAGACAGCCGCCGAAGGCCACGGGTTCCAAGCCCATGTTGGCCCAATGCGCAGCCCGTCACGCGGAGCCGTCACATTGGCGTCGACCGACCCAAAGGACCCACCCAAAATCCTCTTCAACTACATGTCGACGGAGCAGGATTGGGAGGATTTCCGCCGTTGCATCCGCCTGACCCGGGAGATTTTCGCGCAAGACGCGTTCAAACCCTACGTGAAGCATGAGATCCAACCGGGCAATGCGCTGCAATCGGATGACGAGTTGGACGGTTTCATTCGTGAGCATGCCGAAAGCGCCTATCACCCCTGCGGAACGGCGCGGATGGGCCGTGCCGATGATCCGATGGCGGTCGTAGACCCGCAAGCGCGGGTGATCGGTGTTGACCGGCTGCGCTTGGCTGACAGTTCTGTCTTCCCATTGATTCCGAATGGAAATCTGAATGCCCCCTCGATCATGGTGGGTGAGAAAGCGGCGGATCACATCCTGGGTAAGACACCCTTACCGCCCTCCAATGCGGAACCGTGGATGCATCCCGATTGGCAGATCGCGCAGCGCTGA
- a CDS encoding RidA family protein produces the protein MTQPIIRLNPPTMPNSRDMGYSQISIVEPGRMAYVSGQVAWTPDGTPAPDSLAEQTRLAAANAQAALDALAATPEDIVMLRCFMTDLTDDALAEAFPPLLEFLDGAEPCITGVGVAALAGADLKIELELTVRVPDGSLP, from the coding sequence ATGACACAGCCCATCATCAGGCTTAACCCGCCGACCATGCCGAATTCTCGGGATATGGGATATTCGCAGATCTCGATCGTTGAGCCGGGCCGGATGGCCTATGTCTCAGGTCAGGTTGCTTGGACGCCCGATGGCACCCCTGCACCTGACAGCCTGGCCGAGCAGACCCGTCTTGCGGCGGCCAATGCGCAAGCCGCACTCGATGCCCTGGCGGCGACACCCGAGGATATCGTCATGCTGCGCTGTTTCATGACCGATTTGACTGATGACGCGCTGGCCGAGGCGTTTCCGCCGCTGTTGGAGTTTCTGGATGGAGCAGAGCCCTGCATCACCGGCGTCGGCGTGGCCGCCCTAGCGGGCGCGGACCTCAAGATCGAGCTGGAGCTGACCGTGCGCGTGCCGGACGGATCGCTGCCCTAA
- the betB gene encoding betaine-aldehyde dehydrogenase: MRASGAPNEDCNDIHTPQASHFVNGTYVEDSAGDPIPVVYPATGKVLCTLHAATPAIIDQALEAAKAAQRVWAKTSGADRSRILRRASEIMRDRNHELSVLETYDTGKPLQETLVADATSGADALEYFAAHAATMTGEHISLPGGDFAYTIREPLGVCAGLGAWNYPTQIICWKTAPALACGNAMVFKPSETTPLCALRVAEILTEAGAPPGLINVIQGYGPVGAALSTDPRVAKVSLTGSAPTGKKVYAAAAAGMKHVTMELGGKSPLVIFDDADLENAVSGAIMANFYSSGQVCSNGTRVFVQSGIKEAFLARLSERLADAVIGDPLDEKTNFGPMVSEAQMKIVAGYIAKGLEEGAHLVTGGTRLDRDGFFLAPTVFTDVTDKMTIATEEIFGPVLSVLDFETEEEVIARANDTEFGLAAGVFTQDITRAHRVVQSFEAGTCYVNCYNLAPVEAPFGGVKASGVGRENSREALNHYSQTRTVYIAMNAVEAPF, from the coding sequence ATGCGCGCGAGCGGCGCGCCGAATGAGGATTGTAATGACATTCACACCCCCCAAGCCAGCCATTTTGTCAATGGTACCTATGTTGAAGACAGCGCTGGTGACCCGATTCCGGTGGTCTATCCGGCCACGGGAAAGGTGCTCTGCACGCTCCATGCTGCCACGCCTGCGATCATTGATCAGGCGCTGGAGGCGGCAAAGGCGGCGCAGAGGGTTTGGGCCAAGACCAGCGGCGCGGATCGGTCCCGCATCTTGCGCCGGGCGTCGGAAATCATGCGCGACCGCAATCATGAGCTGAGCGTGTTGGAGACGTACGACACCGGCAAACCGCTACAGGAAACGCTGGTGGCCGATGCGACCTCCGGTGCCGATGCCCTCGAATACTTCGCGGCCCATGCAGCGACGATGACCGGGGAACATATCTCGCTGCCTGGCGGCGATTTCGCTTATACGATCCGCGAGCCGCTTGGCGTCTGCGCGGGGCTTGGCGCATGGAATTACCCGACGCAGATCATCTGCTGGAAGACGGCCCCGGCGCTCGCCTGCGGCAATGCGATGGTGTTTAAACCGTCCGAAACGACGCCGCTTTGTGCCCTGAGAGTTGCTGAAATCCTGACGGAAGCCGGTGCGCCCCCGGGGCTGATCAATGTGATCCAGGGCTATGGCCCGGTTGGCGCGGCGCTCTCCACCGATCCGCGCGTGGCCAAGGTCTCGCTCACCGGCTCGGCACCAACGGGCAAGAAGGTCTATGCCGCTGCGGCTGCGGGCATGAAGCACGTCACCATGGAACTGGGCGGCAAATCTCCTCTGGTGATCTTTGACGATGCCGATTTGGAAAATGCCGTCTCTGGTGCGATCATGGCGAATTTCTATTCCTCTGGTCAGGTCTGTTCCAACGGCACCCGGGTTTTTGTGCAATCCGGTATCAAAGAGGCGTTTCTGGCCCGGCTGAGCGAACGGCTTGCCGATGCCGTGATCGGCGACCCTCTGGATGAGAAAACAAACTTCGGCCCAATGGTGTCGGAGGCGCAGATGAAGATTGTTGCGGGCTATATCGCCAAGGGTCTTGAGGAGGGGGCGCACTTGGTCACTGGTGGCACACGCCTCGACCGCGACGGGTTCTTCCTCGCCCCCACGGTCTTTACCGATGTCACCGATAAGATGACCATCGCGACAGAGGAAATCTTCGGCCCGGTGCTGAGCGTCCTCGATTTCGAGACCGAAGAGGAGGTGATCGCCCGGGCCAATGACACCGAATTTGGCCTGGCCGCGGGCGTCTTTACCCAAGACATCACCCGCGCCCATCGCGTGGTGCAAAGTTTCGAGGCTGGCACCTGTTATGTGAACTGCTACAATCTCGCGCCCGTTGAAGCGCCTTTTGGTGGCGTCAAAGCCTCCGGCGTCGGTCGCGAAAACTCCCGCGAAGCACTCAACCACTACTCCCAAACCCGGACCGTCTACATCGCGATGAACGCTGTAGAGGCCCCTTTCTAA
- a CDS encoding thiamine pyrophosphate-dependent enzyme: MDRAEIVHENFQTRVRAGDLPPGAAPNAALSNPDAVRLFRAQCLSRALDRTSRAMQKAGQGFYTIGSSGHEGMAAVAHALRPDDIAFLHYRDAAFQIARADQVPGQSIAWDMLLSFACSSEDPISGGRHKVLGSKPLMIPPQTSTIASHLPKAVGAAYGLGLARRHPPEHRMLAEDAISVCSFGDASLNHSTAQGAINTAGWTSVQSVPLPLLFVCEDNGIGISTETPKGWVAASLQHRPGVKYVHADGLDLYDTARAAAEAADYVRTRRKPAVLHLTMVRLYGHAGADLPTTYLPKSQVEAEEANDPLLHSVRLLEAAGALDRSAALAIYDETCARVQAIAAEATTRPRLKTAKDVMSSLIPPKRACRPTNGPSAEARAAAFGSDLKQLDSPQPMSRLINWALTDLMLEHGEVVMMGEDVGRKGGVYGVTQKLHQRLGADRMIDTLLDEQSILGLAIGLAQNGFVPMPEIQFLAYLHNAEDQLRGEAATLPFFSQGQFTNPMVLRIAGLGYQKGFGGHFHNDNSVAVLRDIPGLILACPSNGADAAMMLREAVRLAREEQRLVVFLEPIALYPMRDLHEPGDGGWMQAYPAPDQRIALGEVGQQGDGTDLAIVTFGNGTYLSHQAQAKLAVAGVDARVIDLRWLSPLPEPAVREAIAGCKHVLIVDETRRSGGVAEALMAMLAEAGVASYARLTAEDSFIATGPAYAATMPSADGIVEAAMALVGGAK, translated from the coding sequence ATGGACCGCGCCGAGATCGTACATGAAAATTTCCAAACCCGGGTCCGCGCGGGCGACCTTCCGCCTGGCGCGGCACCAAATGCCGCGCTTAGCAACCCGGATGCGGTGCGGCTGTTTCGGGCGCAATGCCTCAGCCGGGCGTTGGATCGAACAAGCCGCGCGATGCAGAAAGCCGGGCAGGGGTTTTACACGATCGGATCGTCTGGCCATGAGGGGATGGCCGCCGTCGCGCATGCGCTGCGCCCCGATGACATCGCCTTCCTGCATTACCGCGATGCTGCGTTTCAAATCGCCCGCGCCGATCAGGTGCCGGGGCAATCGATCGCTTGGGATATGCTCCTCAGCTTTGCGTGTTCTTCCGAAGACCCGATCTCTGGCGGGCGGCACAAAGTGCTTGGCTCCAAGCCGCTGATGATCCCGCCGCAAACCTCCACCATTGCCAGCCATCTGCCGAAAGCCGTCGGCGCGGCCTATGGGTTGGGCTTGGCCCGGCGGCACCCGCCCGAACACCGGATGCTGGCCGAAGATGCCATCTCAGTCTGTTCCTTTGGCGATGCCTCGTTGAACCATTCCACGGCGCAAGGCGCGATCAACACGGCGGGCTGGACCTCGGTGCAATCAGTGCCGCTGCCGCTTCTGTTCGTCTGTGAGGATAATGGCATTGGGATCTCGACGGAAACGCCGAAAGGCTGGGTCGCGGCCTCGCTACAACATCGCCCCGGCGTGAAATACGTCCATGCCGATGGGTTGGACCTCTACGATACGGCGCGCGCGGCCGCTGAGGCCGCTGACTATGTGCGCACGCGCCGCAAACCGGCGGTGCTCCACCTCACCATGGTGCGGCTCTACGGCCATGCGGGGGCCGATCTGCCCACCACCTATCTGCCAAAATCGCAGGTCGAGGCGGAGGAGGCGAATGACCCGCTTTTGCACTCCGTCCGCTTGTTGGAAGCGGCCGGGGCACTGGATCGCAGCGCGGCTCTGGCGATTTATGACGAGACCTGCGCCCGGGTGCAGGCCATTGCCGCCGAAGCGACGACCCGCCCGCGTCTGAAAACCGCGAAAGATGTGATGTCGAGCCTGATCCCGCCGAAACGCGCCTGCCGCCCGACCAATGGCCCGTCGGCAGAGGCGCGGGCGGCGGCCTTTGGCAGCGATCTCAAGCAGTTGGACAGCCCGCAACCGATGTCGCGCCTGATCAACTGGGCGCTGACCGATCTGATGCTGGAGCATGGCGAGGTCGTCATGATGGGCGAGGATGTGGGGCGCAAAGGCGGTGTTTACGGCGTCACACAGAAACTGCATCAGCGTCTTGGCGCGGACCGGATGATCGACACGCTGTTGGACGAGCAATCCATCCTCGGCCTGGCCATCGGCTTGGCGCAGAACGGGTTTGTCCCGATGCCCGAGATCCAGTTCCTTGCTTATCTGCACAATGCCGAGGATCAGCTCCGGGGCGAGGCGGCGACCCTGCCATTCTTCAGTCAGGGTCAGTTCACCAACCCGATGGTCCTCCGCATTGCCGGGCTCGGCTATCAAAAGGGTTTCGGCGGCCATTTCCACAATGACAATTCGGTCGCCGTGTTGCGCGATATCCCGGGGTTGATCTTGGCGTGCCCGTCCAATGGTGCCGACGCCGCGATGATGCTGCGCGAGGCCGTGCGGCTGGCGCGTGAAGAGCAGCGGCTGGTTGTCTTCCTCGAACCCATCGCACTCTATCCGATGCGGGATCTGCATGAGCCAGGCGATGGCGGCTGGATGCAAGCCTATCCCGCGCCGGATCAGCGGATCGCCTTGGGCGAGGTCGGCCAACAGGGCGACGGCACGGACCTCGCCATCGTCACATTCGGCAATGGCACTTATCTCTCGCATCAGGCGCAGGCAAAGCTTGCGGTGGCGGGTGTCGATGCGCGGGTGATTGATTTGCGTTGGCTGTCCCCCTTGCCGGAACCTGCTGTGCGAGAGGCCATCGCGGGCTGCAAACATGTGCTGATCGTCGATGAAACCCGGCGCTCCGGCGGCGTGGCCGAGGCGCTGATGGCGATGCTGGCCGAAGCGGGCGTGGCCTCTTATGCCCGGCTCACGGCGGAGGACAGTTTTATCGCGACCGGGCCGGCCTATGCCGCCACCATGCCCTCGGCAGACGGCATCGTTGAGGCAGCAATGGCTCTCGTAGGAGGTGCAAAATGA
- a CDS encoding phytanoyl-CoA dioxygenase family protein, with the protein MPHPLVTPDQIAAYQRDGAVLIKGLFADHVDTLRSGIARNMAEPGPYAAENLKEGEAGRFFDDYCNWTRIPEFQDVVATSPAAEVAADLMGSERVQMFHDHVLVKEPGTSKPTPWHQDGPYYFVEGRQVVSFWSPLDPVREASLRCVAGSHLWGKPVLPTRWLSEEDFYAESDAYLPVPDPDAEGMTVLEWEMEPGDAVAFHYGCLHGARGNEAVTRRRAFSLRLLGDDARYVERPGRTSPPFPGHDMVPGQRLREDWFPVIWTRSAQSR; encoded by the coding sequence ATGCCGCATCCGCTTGTCACGCCCGACCAAATCGCCGCCTATCAACGCGATGGGGCCGTGCTGATCAAAGGGCTCTTTGCCGATCATGTTGACACCTTGCGCAGCGGCATTGCCCGCAACATGGCAGAGCCCGGGCCCTATGCTGCCGAGAACCTCAAGGAGGGCGAAGCGGGCCGGTTTTTTGATGACTATTGCAATTGGACCCGCATCCCGGAGTTTCAGGACGTGGTCGCCACCTCGCCCGCGGCTGAGGTGGCCGCCGATTTGATGGGGTCGGAGCGTGTGCAAATGTTCCACGATCATGTTCTTGTAAAAGAACCGGGCACCTCGAAACCCACGCCCTGGCATCAAGATGGGCCGTATTACTTCGTCGAGGGGCGGCAGGTGGTTAGCTTCTGGTCACCGCTTGACCCAGTGCGCGAGGCGTCGTTGCGTTGCGTCGCAGGTTCGCATTTATGGGGAAAGCCGGTCTTGCCGACCCGCTGGCTTTCGGAGGAAGATTTCTATGCCGAAAGCGACGCCTATCTGCCGGTGCCGGACCCTGATGCCGAAGGCATGACAGTGTTGGAGTGGGAGATGGAGCCGGGGGATGCGGTGGCGTTCCATTACGGCTGTTTGCATGGTGCGCGCGGCAATGAAGCGGTAACGCGACGGCGCGCCTTTTCGCTCCGCTTATTGGGTGATGATGCGCGTTATGTAGAGCGCCCAGGGCGGACGTCGCCGCCCTTCCCCGGCCATGACATGGTGCCGGGCCAGCGGCTCCGCGAAGACTGGTTCCCGGTGATCTGGACTCGGTCGGCACAGAGCCGCTGA
- the betI gene encoding choline-binding transcriptional repressor BetI yields MEPLRRSALVEATIIEIGRVGTLDITVAQIAKRAGMSSALAHHYFGGKEQMFAAAMRHVLTLYGAEVRGALAMAKTPRARIEAVIRASFSPSHFRPEVVAAWLNFYVQAQRSDEAARLLRLYHARLRSNLHHDLRKLSRAQAMKLTRGIAAMIDGLYIRQALNAEQLRAEDAIALLLDYLDTALAAEADR; encoded by the coding sequence ATGGAACCTCTCCGTCGATCTGCTTTGGTCGAGGCAACGATCATCGAGATCGGCCGTGTAGGGACGTTAGACATCACCGTGGCGCAGATTGCAAAGCGCGCGGGCATGTCGAGTGCACTGGCGCATCACTATTTTGGCGGCAAGGAACAGATGTTCGCCGCCGCCATGCGGCATGTGTTGACGCTTTATGGGGCCGAAGTACGCGGCGCTTTGGCAATGGCGAAGACGCCGCGCGCTCGGATTGAGGCGGTGATCCGCGCCAGTTTCTCGCCCAGCCATTTCCGCCCTGAAGTGGTCGCGGCCTGGCTCAATTTCTACGTCCAAGCGCAGCGGTCTGACGAGGCGGCGCGTCTTTTGCGCCTCTATCATGCGCGTCTGCGCAGCAATCTGCATCATGATCTGCGCAAACTCTCGCGCGCCCAAGCGATGAAGCTGACCCGCGGCATCGCGGCGATGATCGACGGGCTTTATATCCGCCAGGCCCTGAATGCCGAGCAGTTGCGCGCGGAAGACGCGATTGCGCTCCTGCTCGATTACCTCGACACCGCCCTCGCGGCGGAGGCTGACAGATGA
- the betC gene encoding choline-sulfatase produces MTQPNILIFMVDQLNGTFFPDGPAERLHAPNLKKLAARSTRFANSYTASPLCAPGRASFMSGLLPSRSRVYDNAAEFASDIPTYAHHLRRAGYQTCLSGKMHFVGPDQLHGFEERLTTDIYPADFGWTPDYRKPGERIDWWYHNMGSVTGAGVAEISNQMEYDDEVAFQARQKVYDLARGKDARPWCLTVSFTHPHDPYVARKKYWDLYKDCDHLLPEVPAMDYEDHDPHAQRIFDANDWRSFDITEDDIRRTRRAYFANISYLDDKIGEVMEALEATRQEAIILFVSDHGDMLGERGLWFKMCFYEGSARVPIMISAPDMQTGLVTDPVSNIDICPTLCDLAGVSMEEVAPWTTGESLVPLGQGGTRDTPVAMEYAAEASYAPLVCLRYGKWKYTRCALDPDQLFDLESDPHELRNLAEHPDHQGTVTTLRAKSEARWDLEAFDAQVRESQARRWVVYEALRKGGYYPWDFQPLQQASERFMRNHMDLNTLEESQRFPRGE; encoded by the coding sequence ATGACCCAGCCCAATATCCTGATTTTCATGGTCGATCAGTTGAACGGCACCTTCTTTCCCGATGGTCCCGCCGAGCGGTTGCACGCGCCGAACCTGAAGAAACTCGCCGCCCGATCAACGCGCTTTGCCAACAGCTACACGGCCAGCCCGCTCTGCGCGCCGGGCCGCGCGAGCTTCATGTCCGGCCTCCTGCCGTCCCGCTCTCGCGTTTATGACAATGCTGCCGAGTTTGCCTCCGACATTCCCACCTATGCCCACCATCTCCGCCGGGCGGGGTATCAGACCTGCCTCTCAGGTAAGATGCATTTCGTCGGTCCTGATCAGTTGCATGGGTTCGAGGAGCGGCTGACCACCGATATCTACCCCGCCGATTTTGGCTGGACGCCGGATTACCGCAAGCCCGGTGAGCGGATCGACTGGTGGTATCACAATATGGGCTCGGTGACGGGCGCCGGCGTGGCCGAGATTTCCAACCAGATGGAATATGACGATGAGGTCGCGTTTCAGGCGCGGCAGAAGGTCTATGATCTGGCCCGTGGGAAAGATGCGCGCCCTTGGTGCCTGACGGTCAGCTTCACCCACCCGCACGACCCGTACGTGGCGCGGAAGAAATATTGGGACCTTTATAAGGATTGCGACCATCTGCTGCCTGAGGTCCCGGCGATGGATTATGAAGACCATGACCCCCACGCGCAGCGCATCTTCGACGCAAATGACTGGCGCAGCTTCGACATCACCGAAGACGATATCCGCCGGACCCGCCGCGCTTATTTCGCCAATATTTCTTATCTCGACGACAAGATCGGCGAGGTGATGGAGGCGCTAGAGGCGACCCGACAGGAGGCGATCATCCTTTTCGTCTCGGATCACGGCGATATGCTGGGCGAGCGCGGGCTCTGGTTCAAAATGTGCTTCTATGAGGGGTCTGCCCGCGTTCCGATCATGATCTCCGCGCCGGATATGCAGACTGGCCTTGTCACCGATCCGGTCTCCAATATCGATATTTGCCCGACGCTTTGCGATCTTGCGGGTGTCAGCATGGAAGAGGTGGCCCCATGGACCACGGGCGAAAGCCTCGTGCCTTTGGGCCAGGGCGGCACGCGCGACACACCTGTGGCGATGGAATATGCCGCCGAGGCCTCCTACGCGCCGCTGGTCTGCCTGCGGTATGGCAAGTGGAAATACACGCGCTGCGCGCTCGATCCCGACCAGCTCTTCGATCTGGAGTCTGACCCGCACGAGTTGAGAAATCTGGCCGAGCATCCGGACCATCAAGGCACGGTGACGACGCTCCGCGCGAAGTCCGAGGCGCGCTGGGATTTGGAGGCCTTCGACGCCCAGGTACGCGAAAGCCAGGCCCGGCGCTGGGTGGTCTATGAGGCGCTCCGCAAGGGCGGCTACTACCCCTGGGATTTCCAGCCCCTGCAACAGGCCAGCGAGCGCTTCATGCGCAACCATATGGATTTGAACACACTCGAAGAAAGCCAGCGCTTCCCGCGCGGCGAATGA